One Thermococcus eurythermalis DNA segment encodes these proteins:
- a CDS encoding ABC transporter permease codes for MSLRSELRGYTKPLAESVLAILIGAFVGALVLWFSGYSPGSAYYWLIKGSLGSADGIAEALSKAAPLILTAITFAIGARTGLFNIGAEGTVYFGAIAAIIVTQHLQNPIAGLLAGLLVGALWTLPAAVLKVFRGVHEVISTIMFNWIAFFVVSWLAVSVYYNPKDPNSTLPVPPSARLPLLMKGTSLSWSFIVAVLTAVIIFIVMWHTKLGYELRTSGQNPRAAEYGGINPRRSAIWSFVIGGMSAGLAGAGLVMGVPPSYAITQGLANVYGYGFDGIGVALVGRNHPLGIIFSGILFGALNAGATAMQQHAHVPLEMVKVIEGIIIIAVAVPGLLDLVTKVFRRGEA; via the coding sequence GTGAGCCTCAGGAGTGAGCTCAGGGGATACACCAAGCCCCTTGCCGAGAGCGTCCTGGCGATACTCATCGGCGCCTTTGTTGGCGCCCTCGTCCTCTGGTTCAGCGGCTACAGCCCGGGTTCCGCTTACTACTGGCTCATCAAGGGGTCTCTAGGGTCAGCTGACGGCATTGCCGAGGCCCTCAGCAAGGCCGCCCCGCTAATCCTGACCGCCATAACCTTTGCAATAGGTGCCAGAACTGGACTTTTCAACATCGGAGCCGAAGGGACGGTTTACTTCGGCGCCATAGCGGCGATAATCGTGACCCAGCACCTCCAGAACCCGATAGCCGGCCTCCTCGCTGGCCTTCTCGTAGGTGCCCTCTGGACCCTACCGGCGGCAGTCCTCAAGGTCTTCAGGGGAGTGCACGAGGTCATATCCACGATAATGTTCAACTGGATTGCCTTCTTCGTCGTCAGCTGGCTTGCGGTCAGCGTCTACTACAACCCGAAAGACCCCAACAGCACCCTGCCAGTTCCACCTTCGGCCAGGCTTCCGCTCCTCATGAAGGGAACGAGCCTTTCCTGGTCTTTCATAGTCGCAGTGCTCACGGCAGTGATAATCTTCATCGTGATGTGGCACACCAAGCTCGGTTACGAGCTCAGAACCAGCGGTCAGAACCCGAGGGCGGCAGAGTACGGCGGAATTAACCCAAGGCGCTCTGCAATATGGTCGTTCGTTATCGGCGGCATGAGCGCGGGACTCGCAGGGGCTGGACTCGTCATGGGAGTTCCCCCGAGCTACGCGATAACCCAGGGACTGGCCAACGTTTACGGCTACGGCTTCGATGGAATAGGCGTTGCCCTCGTCGGAAGGAACCACCCGCTCGGCATAATCTTCTCCGGAATCCTCTTCGGAGCGCTGAACGCAGGAGCTACAGCAATGCAGCAGCATGCCCACGTCCCGCTTGAGATGGTCAAGGTCATTGAGGGAATAATCATCATAGCGGTCGCCGTCCCCGGACTGCTCGACCTCGTTACCAAGGTGTTCAGGAGGGGTGAGGCATGA
- the ftsY gene encoding signal recognition particle-docking protein FtsY, with protein MFGKLREKLKRFTRQVEEKIEEEEKKVEKGAEAEKKPGLMERLLQVEIKEKDVEDALDELELELLEADVALETVEALREKIKEKLVGKKVRIGTNKAKLIEGALRDAILEILTPEKKLDLLEMIRSKEEKPFVVVFVGFNGSGKTTTIAKLANWLKKNGLSVVIAASDTFRAGAIEQIEEHAKRVGVKVIKHDYGADPAAVAYDAIQHAKARGVDVVLVDTAGRNELNRNLMDEMKKIVRVTKPDLVIFVGDSLSGNAVVEQAKQFNEAVRIDGVILTKLDADARGGAALSISHAIGAPILFVGVGQGYDDLTPFDEKWFVERIFGEE; from the coding sequence ATGTTTGGAAAGCTGAGGGAGAAGCTCAAGAGGTTCACCCGGCAGGTCGAGGAGAAAATCGAGGAGGAAGAGAAAAAGGTGGAGAAAGGGGCCGAGGCCGAGAAAAAGCCCGGCCTGATGGAGAGGCTCCTCCAGGTCGAGATAAAGGAGAAGGACGTCGAAGATGCACTCGACGAGCTGGAGCTTGAGCTCCTTGAGGCAGATGTTGCCCTTGAGACCGTTGAAGCCCTCAGGGAGAAGATTAAAGAGAAGCTCGTCGGCAAAAAAGTTCGCATCGGAACGAACAAGGCCAAGCTCATTGAAGGGGCACTAAGAGATGCCATTCTTGAAATCCTAACGCCCGAAAAGAAGCTCGACCTCCTTGAGATGATCCGCTCGAAGGAAGAGAAGCCCTTCGTCGTAGTCTTCGTCGGGTTCAACGGTTCGGGGAAGACAACAACCATCGCCAAGCTCGCCAACTGGCTCAAGAAGAACGGGCTGAGCGTCGTCATAGCGGCCAGCGACACCTTCAGAGCTGGAGCTATAGAGCAGATAGAGGAGCACGCCAAGCGCGTCGGCGTCAAGGTCATCAAGCACGACTACGGGGCGGACCCGGCGGCAGTTGCCTATGACGCCATACAGCACGCGAAGGCGAGGGGGGTTGATGTCGTTCTCGTGGACACCGCGGGAAGGAACGAGCTCAACAGGAACCTCATGGACGAGATGAAGAAGATTGTGAGAGTCACCAAGCCCGACCTGGTCATCTTCGTCGGCGACAGTCTGAGCGGAAACGCCGTCGTCGAGCAGGCGAAGCAGTTCAACGAAGCGGTTAGAATAGACGGGGTAATTCTCACGAAGCTGGACGCCGACGCGAGGGGCGGAGCGGCCTTGAGCATAAGCCACGCGATAGGCGCGCCTATACTCTTCGTGGGCGTCGGTCAGGGCTACGACGACCTTACGCCGTTCGACGAGAAGTGGTTCGTGGAGAGGATTTTCGGGGAGGAGTGA
- a CDS encoding metal ABC transporter solute-binding protein, Zn/Mn family, with the protein MKRGTLLIALLLIASFIPLTGASEEKPLVVASIAPIASIVQDAFGDAVEVVYLIPPGANPHEYQMTADQIELLRSADVIVTTGGHLPMEKKISELKEEGTITGETLFFDDYREEGFRYLPEHWYNGKDNPHGVWLDPYNALAIASAVEKALEKADPVNAGLYRELYSDFEGRVRAIVEAYKALVDENRTAVIQLPSNQYAIEWLGITAVASIKPEEEVPAIAVDELVETARGADLVIYAVDSPEQMKDAASELARKSGKPLAGIRVFWSEKPYTEVLIENSAAVIKALGGERQEAGNVQENDVGRYVVLSLVSGIVLGVALGVILKK; encoded by the coding sequence ATGAAGAGGGGAACTCTGCTCATAGCACTGCTCCTAATCGCGTCGTTTATTCCGCTCACCGGCGCTTCAGAGGAAAAGCCCCTAGTGGTCGCCAGCATAGCTCCTATTGCCTCAATAGTCCAGGACGCCTTCGGCGACGCAGTGGAAGTCGTGTACCTGATTCCGCCGGGTGCAAACCCCCATGAGTACCAGATGACTGCGGACCAGATTGAACTCCTGAGGAGTGCGGACGTCATAGTGACCACCGGCGGGCACCTGCCCATGGAAAAGAAAATATCAGAGCTCAAGGAGGAAGGCACCATTACCGGGGAGACACTTTTCTTTGATGATTACAGGGAGGAAGGTTTCCGCTACCTGCCCGAACACTGGTACAACGGCAAGGACAACCCTCACGGGGTCTGGCTCGATCCCTACAACGCCCTGGCCATAGCATCGGCCGTGGAGAAGGCGCTCGAAAAGGCTGACCCGGTGAACGCGGGACTTTATAGGGAGTTGTACTCGGACTTTGAAGGCAGGGTTAGGGCCATAGTTGAAGCTTACAAGGCGCTTGTTGATGAGAACAGGACAGCCGTAATCCAGCTCCCCTCGAACCAGTACGCCATTGAGTGGCTTGGAATTACCGCGGTCGCTTCGATAAAGCCTGAGGAAGAGGTTCCGGCCATAGCCGTTGACGAACTCGTCGAAACGGCCAGAGGGGCAGACCTTGTAATCTATGCAGTAGACAGCCCTGAGCAGATGAAGGACGCGGCGAGCGAGCTGGCCAGGAAGAGCGGGAAGCCCCTGGCTGGAATACGTGTCTTCTGGAGTGAGAAGCCCTACACCGAAGTTCTGATAGAGAACAGCGCCGCCGTGATTAAGGCCCTCGGCGGTGAGCGCCAGGAAGCCGGGAATGTTCAGGAAAACGACGTGGGACGCTATGTGGTGCTTTCCTTGGTCTCTGGAATAGTGCTTGGGGTTGCTCTTGGGGTCATACTCAAGAAGTGA
- a CDS encoding ABC transporter permease, whose amino-acid sequence MNETMIISLLLGSLAAMVPIALTSIGAVISERAGVVNIGYEGILMFSAFFGAMFAELAGNGWVGLLGGALVGMLLGALHGILTVYLKGDHVIPGIGLNLLAAGAVAFGIFAYWGTAGQHQVPSNVQIEPLWMDAFGNSLSPMVPITIVIAIIAWWVLFKTPFGLRIRAVGENPEAADALGINVELYRFTAVLIASALAGIAGAYLSVDWLGTVTKTISAGRGFIALANMVFSGWNPLVALGGAFLFGFFDNLAIYIQNNPWLAGTIPWQFIATLPYVVTLVVVAGIIGKARPPKADGKPYKRE is encoded by the coding sequence ATGAACGAGACAATGATAATCAGCCTGCTCCTCGGTTCGCTCGCCGCAATGGTTCCGATAGCCCTGACCAGCATAGGCGCCGTGATAAGCGAGAGGGCCGGTGTCGTTAACATCGGCTACGAGGGAATACTGATGTTCTCAGCGTTCTTCGGCGCGATGTTTGCAGAGCTTGCGGGAAACGGCTGGGTTGGACTCCTCGGCGGAGCCCTCGTCGGCATGCTCCTCGGAGCCCTACACGGAATACTGACGGTCTACCTGAAGGGAGACCACGTCATCCCAGGTATCGGCCTCAACCTCCTCGCCGCTGGAGCCGTGGCCTTTGGAATCTTCGCATACTGGGGAACCGCCGGTCAGCACCAGGTTCCGAGCAACGTCCAGATTGAGCCCCTCTGGATGGACGCCTTCGGAAACTCCCTCAGCCCGATGGTGCCCATAACGATAGTCATCGCCATAATAGCCTGGTGGGTGCTCTTCAAGACCCCATTCGGGCTGAGGATTAGGGCGGTCGGTGAGAACCCGGAGGCGGCAGATGCCCTCGGAATAAACGTCGAGCTCTATCGCTTCACGGCTGTTCTGATAGCGAGCGCCCTTGCAGGAATAGCTGGAGCCTACCTGAGCGTTGACTGGCTCGGCACGGTCACGAAGACGATATCCGCTGGAAGGGGTTTCATAGCCCTCGCCAACATGGTCTTCAGCGGCTGGAACCCGCTCGTGGCGCTCGGAGGAGCGTTCCTCTTCGGGTTCTTCGACAACCTCGCAATCTACATCCAGAACAACCCCTGGCTCGCGGGGACGATACCCTGGCAGTTCATAGCGACGCTACCCTACGTCGTGACCCTGGTAGTGGTCGCGGGAATAATAGGAAAGGCGAGGCCGCCGAAGGCCGACGGAAAGCCCTACAAGAGGGAGTGA
- a CDS encoding ABC transporter ATP-binding protein, which yields MEERTPVLEMRDIVKVYPDGTKALKGVTVKVYEGEILGLLGENGAGKTTLMKILFGMLKPTKGKIFLRGKEVHFKSPADAIANGIGMVHQHFTLVDVFNALENIILGMEGHGLLSKIDVENARKKLQKLMDELNFQVPLDVPVENLPVGVQQRIEILKMLYRDVDILILDEPTAVLTPIEVKELFAVLRKLKEQGKTIIFISHKLNEVMEITDRVTVIRRGEVIGTVNTSEATPELLAKMMVGRDVVLRIEKPPKEPGEVILRVEDLWVKGDRGEEAVRGLTFEVRAGEIFGIAGVEGNGQSELIEAISGLRKVEKGKIYLNGVDITSKTPRELYDMGMAHIPEDRTHMGLILDMSVTENSILGMHWRKEFSRGFLLDWSKVEEHAKRLIEEFEVSAPGTKAPVKSLSGGNQQKLIVAREVSKKPKFIIAAQPTRGVDVASTEYIRNYLVKLRNEGKAVLLVSADLDEVLQLSDRMAIMYEGQFMGIVKPEEVTEEQIGLMMGGVKGEPQE from the coding sequence ATGGAAGAGCGGACTCCAGTGCTTGAGATGAGAGACATTGTTAAGGTTTATCCGGACGGTACAAAGGCCCTCAAGGGCGTCACCGTTAAGGTCTACGAGGGCGAAATCCTCGGCCTTCTCGGGGAGAACGGTGCCGGAAAGACGACTCTGATGAAGATACTCTTCGGAATGCTCAAGCCCACAAAGGGCAAAATCTTCCTCAGGGGGAAGGAAGTCCACTTCAAGAGCCCCGCAGATGCGATAGCCAACGGAATTGGAATGGTCCACCAGCACTTCACGCTCGTGGACGTCTTCAACGCCCTCGAAAACATAATCCTTGGCATGGAAGGACACGGCCTCCTGTCCAAGATTGACGTCGAGAACGCTAGGAAGAAGCTCCAGAAGCTCATGGACGAGCTCAACTTCCAGGTGCCCCTCGACGTCCCGGTTGAGAACCTGCCTGTCGGCGTCCAGCAGAGGATTGAAATCCTGAAGATGCTCTACCGCGACGTTGACATACTCATTCTCGACGAGCCCACGGCAGTCCTCACCCCGATAGAGGTGAAGGAGCTCTTCGCAGTTCTCAGAAAGCTCAAGGAGCAGGGGAAGACGATAATCTTCATCAGCCACAAGCTCAACGAGGTCATGGAGATTACCGACCGCGTTACCGTCATCAGGAGGGGTGAAGTAATCGGAACAGTTAATACCAGCGAAGCAACGCCAGAGCTCCTCGCTAAGATGATGGTCGGCAGGGACGTTGTGCTGAGGATTGAGAAGCCTCCAAAGGAGCCCGGTGAGGTCATTCTCCGCGTTGAAGACCTGTGGGTCAAAGGCGACAGGGGGGAAGAGGCTGTTAGAGGCCTCACCTTCGAGGTGAGGGCAGGCGAAATATTCGGAATAGCCGGTGTCGAGGGCAACGGCCAGAGCGAGCTCATAGAAGCTATCTCCGGGCTTAGGAAAGTTGAGAAAGGTAAGATTTATCTCAACGGTGTGGACATCACCAGCAAAACGCCGAGGGAGCTCTACGACATGGGAATGGCTCACATCCCAGAGGACAGGACTCACATGGGCTTGATTCTGGACATGAGCGTCACAGAAAACTCAATCCTCGGAATGCACTGGAGGAAGGAGTTCTCAAGGGGCTTCCTCCTCGACTGGAGTAAGGTTGAGGAGCATGCGAAGAGGCTCATAGAGGAGTTCGAAGTCAGCGCGCCCGGAACCAAGGCCCCTGTGAAGAGCCTGAGCGGTGGAAACCAGCAGAAGCTGATAGTTGCGAGAGAGGTCAGCAAGAAACCAAAGTTCATCATAGCGGCTCAGCCGACGCGCGGTGTTGATGTAGCATCGACGGAATACATCAGAAACTACCTCGTCAAGCTGAGGAACGAGGGTAAGGCCGTCCTTCTCGTCTCTGCAGACCTGGACGAGGTCTTACAGCTCAGCGACAGGATGGCGATAATGTACGAGGGCCAGTTCATGGGCATAGTTAAGCCGGAGGAGGTTACCGAGGAGCAGATAGGACTCATGATGGGAGGTGTTAAGGGTGAGCCTCAGGAGTGA
- a CDS encoding BMP family lipoprotein yields the protein MRRLLALFLIGVMAFSVVASGCISGGEEKTGINILYTYTGSFGDPAKGKQATQAQLQQGAWVVYQVAGGTGLGVFEAIGDYLKANNKKMGPPFAIGVDSAQDWIKPGAIIASMMKRVDLGVYNAVKQAEENKFVGGVVELGLKEGGVKLSDIEDVKAMFDSLPEDIKQKKLSELGFKSEDGLIKFLEQTRKQVPDWIWGAVDELQNQIVNGQIVVPKATAKDQIEALRKAEDWKTMEEYAKNWSANEPAPETHFDEKLNQRQNTKKIAVVYDVGGRGDLSFNDMAYLGAKRAADEFGLEVTEVQSNSENDYLPNLRSLAKSGEYDIIVAVGYMMTEPVKQVAQEYPNQRFVIIDGFDPEMPKNVQMVLFKENEGSALAGALAALIALNDGKDTIGIVLGMEIPVLYKFEGGYRFGAYWALDYYQNHKQ from the coding sequence ATGAGAAGATTGCTTGCTCTGTTCCTGATAGGCGTTATGGCCTTTAGCGTAGTGGCCAGCGGTTGCATCAGCGGTGGGGAGGAGAAGACCGGAATAAACATCCTCTACACCTACACTGGCTCTTTTGGTGACCCTGCTAAGGGCAAACAGGCCACTCAGGCTCAGCTCCAGCAGGGTGCCTGGGTAGTCTACCAGGTTGCCGGTGGAACCGGTCTCGGTGTCTTTGAGGCCATAGGCGACTACCTGAAGGCCAACAACAAGAAGATGGGCCCGCCGTTTGCAATCGGTGTTGACTCCGCCCAGGACTGGATTAAGCCGGGAGCAATAATTGCGAGCATGATGAAGCGCGTTGACCTCGGTGTTTACAACGCCGTCAAGCAGGCGGAGGAGAACAAGTTCGTCGGCGGTGTCGTCGAGCTCGGCCTCAAGGAGGGCGGTGTCAAGCTCTCAGACATCGAGGACGTCAAGGCCATGTTCGATTCTCTTCCTGAGGATATCAAGCAGAAGAAGCTCAGCGAGCTCGGATTCAAGAGCGAGGACGGGCTCATCAAGTTCCTTGAGCAGACCAGGAAGCAGGTTCCAGACTGGATATGGGGGGCCGTTGACGAGCTCCAGAACCAGATAGTAAACGGCCAGATTGTCGTCCCGAAGGCCACCGCCAAGGACCAGATTGAGGCCCTAAGGAAAGCCGAGGACTGGAAGACCATGGAGGAATACGCCAAGAACTGGAGCGCCAACGAGCCCGCTCCGGAGACCCACTTTGATGAAAAGCTCAACCAGAGGCAGAACACCAAGAAGATAGCCGTCGTTTACGATGTTGGAGGCAGGGGCGACCTGAGCTTCAACGACATGGCCTACCTCGGTGCCAAGAGGGCGGCCGATGAGTTTGGCCTTGAGGTCACCGAGGTTCAGAGCAACAGCGAGAACGACTACCTCCCGAACCTCAGGAGCCTCGCCAAGAGCGGTGAGTACGACATCATCGTTGCCGTCGGCTACATGATGACCGAACCCGTCAAGCAGGTTGCCCAGGAGTACCCGAACCAGAGGTTCGTCATCATCGACGGTTTCGACCCAGAGATGCCCAAGAACGTCCAGATGGTGCTCTTCAAGGAGAACGAGGGCTCGGCCCTCGCCGGAGCCCTTGCGGCCCTCATAGCCCTCAACGACGGCAAGGATACCATCGGAATCGTCCTCGGTATGGAGATTCCGGTGCTCTACAAGTTCGAGGGTGGATACCGCTTCGGTGCCTACTGGGCCCTCGACTACTACCAGAACCACAAGCAGTGA